Proteins found in one Zea mays cultivar B73 chromosome 1, Zm-B73-REFERENCE-NAM-5.0, whole genome shotgun sequence genomic segment:
- the LOC103644347 gene encoding actin cytoskeleton-regulatory complex protein PAN1: MIWIGRSDQNQTYPILQSKFSSTDRGFSQEFEAAETEDRNIDRSMAATHVLHSFWRRHRWTVLRSLLLVALLHRLHLLAFLAASSPVWLLTAFLLGAVLVNSEPNVPLAVAAALEDHEGRHLTTAGTGPSSSSSSSDDGANESEEDVDEDHLVVDKKEAVAWTADDEHSIQSIGSLELERNARLEKLMSRITVHRGLTDLDVHTPAVLAPRTKNPFDLDLDHDAAMDAPGSAPSSLLGQHTNPFDIHIQQPDEVEEEDDDKKAAMLVGRHDSFTAQPSRFMPYFVADVPEEEGGGGSGRDAGSDNSNSNSSSPSASTASDHQTQQEAAVKVEEAPAAMASTWDGKGNGTVVAVDVELISDSSDDDMSLQADDATGGSLNNAHDPSDEDEEDSFEVESITQQVAAAKQQLQPVSPPSEQGHRDEEDKEVASIVSGRNEWVPLTTLVSVEEKEKGERGLTENREHHILGAVPAIDASAGARVGAAGAVVAAAPTPPATDVASGPPPVTAAAPTPRPTTVAPPTPPATDAAAGPPPVAAAPPPPATDVASGPPPVAAAPPPRPTTVAAPPPPATDVASGPPQPAAAAPPRPTAAVASAPPSGKLSSKSKVASKKIDPKKAVFGFFRK; this comes from the exons ATGATTTGGATTGGAAGATCGGATCAGAATCAAACCTATCCAATATTGCAATCCAAGTTCAGTTCAACAGATCGAGGATTCAGCCAGGAATTTGAGGCAGCAGAAACAGAGGACAGGAACATCGATCGATCCATGGCCGCGACGCACGTCCTGCACAGCTTCTGGCGACGCCACCGGTGGACGGTCCTGCGCTCCCTGCTCCTTGTCGCTCTGCTCCACCGTCTCCATCTCTTGGCCTTCCTCGCCGCCTCCTCGCCCGTCTGGCTGCTCACCGCCTTCCTTCTCGGCGCAGTCCTCGTCAACAGCGAACCCAACGTCCCCCTCGCGGTCGCGGCGGCATTAGAGGATCATGAGGGCCGCCACCTCACCACCGCCGGCACGGGGCCCAGCTCCAGCTCCAgctcctcggacgacggcgccAACGAATCCGAGGAGGACGTGGATGAGGACCACCTCGTCGTCGACAAAAAGGAGGCCGTTGCCTGGACGGCGGACGACGAGCATAGCATCCAGAGCATCGGGTCGCTGGAGCTGGAGAGGAACGCCAGGCTGGAGAAGCTCATGTCCAGGATAACTGTCCATCGGGGCCTCACCGACCTCGATGTCCACACCCCCGCCGTGCTGGCGCCCAGGACCAAGAACCccttcgacctcgacctcgaccacgacgcaGCTATGGACGCCCCCGGCTCCGCCCCGTCGTCCTTGCTCGGCCAGCACACCAACCCATTCGACATCCACATCCAGCAACCGgacgaggtggaggaggaggacgacgacaagaaagcggCAATGCTGGTGGGACGGCACGACAGCTTCACGGCCCAGCCATCGCGCTTCATGCCCTACTTTGTCGCCGACGTCCCGGAGGAAgaaggcggcggcggcagcggcagggACGCCGGCAGCGACAACTCCAACTCCAACTCCTCCAGCCCGTCAGCCTCTACGGCCAGCGATCACCAGACTCAACAAGAAGCCGCAGTCAAAGTAGaagaagcacctgcggcaatggcaTCGACGTGGGACGGCAAGGGGAACGGGACGGTGGTGGCGGTGGACGTGGAGCTCATCAGTGATTCCTCTGACGACGACATGTCGCTGCAGGCTGACGATGCCACCGGCGGCAGCCTGAACAATGCCCATGATCCctcggacgaggacgaggaggactcgttcGAGGTGGAGAGCATCACGCAGCAAGTAGCTGCAG CCAAGCAGCAGCTGCAGCCCGTGTCGCCTCCGTCAGAGCAGGGGCACCGGGACGAAGAAGACAAAGAGGTCGCGAGCATCGTCAGCGGCCGCAACGAGTGGGTGCCGCTCACTACGTTGGTGTCAGTGGAAGAGAAGGAGAAGGGGGAGAGGGGGCTCACAGAGAACAGGGAGCACCATATATTGGGCGCTGTTCCGGCCATCGACGCCTCCGCTGGTGCTCGAGTTGGAGCTGCAGGTGCAGTGGTCGCAGCCGCACCAACACCACCGGCAACAGATGTTGCTTCAGGACCACCACCTGTAACGGCAGCAGCACCAACACCGCGGCCAACTACTGTGGCGCCACCAACCCCACCGGCAACAGATGCTGCTGCAGGACCACCACCTGTAGCAGCAGCACCACCACCACCGGCAACAGATGTTGCTTCAGGACCACCACCTGTAGCAGCAGCACCACCACCGCGGCCAACTACTGTGGCGGCACCACCACCACCGGCAACAGATGTTGCTTCAGGACCACCACAACCGgcagcagcagcaccaccacGGCCAACTGCCGCGGTAGCATCAGCACCACCATCAGGGAAGCTGAGCAGCAAATCCAAGGTGGCCTCCAAGAAGATAGACCCCAAGAAGGCTGTCTTCGGCTTCTTCCGAAAATAG